GGCCAGATAAGGATTTGCGTCGGCGCCAGGGAGACGATTCTCTACCCTTCTGGCCACTGGCGCACTCGCTGGAATCCGCAAACCCGCTGCGCGGTTGTCGTAGGACCAACAAGCGTTGTTCGGCGAGGCATAGGGATGACACAAACGCTGATAAGAATTGACGTTGGGCGCAAATAACGCAGTGAAATCGCCCATAGCCGCTTGTTGACCGCCGATAAAATGCTGGAATACCGGTGTCTCGTTGCCTTGTCTGTCACTGAACACGTTGTCGCCTGAGTGCAGATCTACCACGCTTTGATGGATGTGCATCGAGCTGCCTGGGGTATGCGCCAACGGCTTGGCCATGCAGACCACAATCAGACCATGTTTAAGCGCGACCTCCTTGAGCAGGTGCTTGAACAGAAACGTCTGATCGGCCAGCAATAAAGGATCGCCGTGCAGCAGATTAATCTCGAATTGGCTGACGCCCATTTCATGCATGAACGTGTCGCGCGGCAAACCAAGTGCCGCCATGCACGCGTAGACCTCGGTAAAGAAGGGGCGCAAGCCGTTATTGGAACTGATGCTGAAGGCCGAATGACCGTCTTCCCGGCGACCATCTAACCCCGTCGGCGGCTGAAACGGCTGGGCGGGATCGGCATTGGGCGCGAAGACGAAGAACTCTAGCTCAGTTGCCACCACCGGCGCCAGACCGCGAGCGGCATACCGTGCGATCACCCTTTTTAACTGAACACGAGTCGAAAGGCTGGAGCCTCCACCGGCCAAGTCATCAGCGTCACAGATGGCAATGGCCCTGGGCTGCTCGCTCCATGGCAAGCGATGAACCTGGACCGGGTCTGCCACCAGCGCCAGATCACCGTCATCGCTGCCGTAAAACCGCGCCGGTGGATAACCGCCCATGATGCATTGCAACAAGACGCCGCGGGCCAATTGCAGACGCCGGCCTTCGAGAAATCCCTCGGCGGTCATGACCTTACCTCGGGGTACACCATTTAAGTCGGGCGTTACACATTCAATCTCATCAATGCCTGCCAATCGCTCCGCGAATGGACTGTGGTCATTAACTGTCATGATTCAAATCCTTGATAGCGACAAAAGCCGTTAAACGGCAACCTGTATAAAATACGCACCGCCCGTTCGACATTTCAAGCACGCTAAAGAAAAGTTTCAAACGGGCGTGCATCACTGGGCTATGTCAGCTGCGTATAAGATCGTTAATTGACCTATTGATCGACCAGCAGGAGTGAAGTATGGGTCGCCAACACGAACAACATGAAGGTTTTAAATCACTGGGTAAGAACGTGAAGATCTACCCCAGTGCGAAAATAATCGGCCGCGAATACATCAGCGTCGCAGACAACGTCATTATTGATGACTTTGTGTTTATCCATGCTACCGCGCCAATATTTATCGGCAGCTACATCCACATTGCGTCGTTCACCTCAATTACCGGAGGCGGCGTCATCGTCCTGGAAGATTTTTCGACACTCTCTTCAGGCGTGCGCATCTTTAGCGGCTCCGATGATTTTCACGGCGGCGGGATGACCAACTCCACGATTCCAGACAGATACCGCAGTGTCAGCCGAACCCATGTTCACGTCGGCCGTCACGTAATTATTGGTACCAATAGCGTTATTTTACCCAGTGTGAAATTGGCCGAGGGTGTGGCCGTCGGTGCCGGGGCCGTGGTTACCCGCTCACTTGACGCGTGGGGGGTATACGTAGGTTCACCAGCCCACAGGTTAAAGGACCGACCGTCGAAAATTATTCTCGATCATGAACAGGCATTAATAGACGAAGGACTGTTTACCCCGATGAGCGCATCGGTATTTGACAGATTTCTAGCGAGATCGGGTCGCTGAGCCGTTTTGGTCAGCGCCTTCTCATTTACGGATTGCAGCCGATTTTCGTGACTGATAGTGGTAACCGTGATGTCTGAGTACACTGGACGGTCACGTACTTAACGCCGACGCGTATGACGTTGAGCACGGCCGCATGCTTCAAACCCAAACGCTTCTCAGACCCCAAGCGATCCGATGAAAAAAATTCCAGTCAGCATCAGCGACATCGCCAAGCGGGTGAACATGACGCCGACCACGGTGTCACGGGCGTTGAACAAACCTGATCTGGTCAAGCCTGCCACCTTGGCCCGAATCCTTGCGGTGGCCCGAGAACTTGACTACGTGCCGAACGCGTTCGCTCGTGGACTCAAGAGTAGCCAAAGCCTGATCCTCGGAGTTATTACTGCGTCTGTAGATAACCCGTTTTACAGCGTGATGATCAAGGCAATTTCCCGAGAAGCGAAACAGCACGGCTACACCATCATGCTCGTGGACACCGATGGCTTGGATGAGCTGGAAACCAAAGCCGTGGAAACGCTGTTGAGCTACCGAGTGGCCGGGATCATCTTGTCTCCGGTCTCGGATGAACCAGAGTATCAACCGGACTATCTGGCGCGTTTGAGTTCAGGTGAGACACCGGTAGTGTTGCTCGACCGAGTGCTGCACAACACCATGTTCAGCCAGGTGGCCCTGGACAATTATCAAAGCGGCTTCAAGGGCGCACGCTACCTGCTTGAGCAAAACCCAAATATTGAACGCTTGCTGGTATTGACTGGCCCGGAGCACTCGCACATCACCGAACAACGTTTAAGCGGCTTTCGCGCGGGCCTTGAAGGTCACCGCAAACCAGTCCAGGTGGACGTTTACCCCGGTGATTACACTCTTGAGCCTTCCCACCACGCTACCCTCGCCTACTTGGCCCACAGCCGGCCAGATGCGATTTTTGGATTCAATCAGTTGATCACCTTGGGCGCCATGAGCGCATTGCGCGACATGGGTATCGCCCACGACAGCGTTTTGATCTGCGGCATTGACCGTCTGCCGTTCGCCGATATCTTCGGCGTACCGATTGCCTGTATTGCCCATGATGCCGAATTGGCGGGCACCAGCGCCGTGCGTCTGCTGCTCAAACGCATGCACCAGCCCCATGCACCACAGGAACAGGTAGTGATTGTGGGTAAACTTGAAACCGAGATTCAGCGGCTGGTGTAGCCGCCGTCAATGGCAAGGCTGACCCCGCTGATCATCGACGCGGCGTCGCTGAGCAAAAACAAAATCGGTCGCGCAACTTCCGCAGTTTCAGCGAAGCGTCCAAGGGGAATTGCCGCCAAGGCTGGATCGCGTTTTTCCGGGGCACTCCAGACCTGCTGTCCCATAGCCGTCAGGGTTACTGTCGGGTTGACACTGTTGACCCGAATTCCAAACCTGCCCCACTCCGCACATTGCACGCGAGTCATGGCATCCAGTGCCGCTTTTGACGCGCAATAACTCAGATGGTCATCCAGGGCCACCAGTGCCGCCTGGCTTGACACGTTGACGATGCTGCCAGCAATCCCTGCCGAAATCATGCTTTTAGCCACCCGGCCGGCAACGATAGCGGCAGCGCGAGCATTGACCGCCATCACGTGATCAAACGAATCTGCGCAAACTGAATCAGCCGCTTCAAGGCTGGCGATGCCGGCGCAATTGACCAACCCGTGCATCGCCGGATACCTGGCCAGCGCCACTTCCAGGGCCGCGCTGTCGGCGATGTCCAACCTCACGACATGGCAGCCCTGCGCTTGCAACTGCTCCAGCGCCCCAGGTTCGCGACCAATCGCGAATACTTCGGCACCCGCTACGAGAAGCTGCTGGACCACTTCCCAACCAATGCCACTGCTAGCACCTGTCACTAAAATGCGTCGATCACTAAAGTCGAAATGCAATCGATCCATGAGGTAGACCTCTGAGTGGTTTTACTGAGTACCCGATATACGTCCGATGGAGTATTGGCGATGCAATGATCTATATGGATCCTGCCAAAGGCTGCTATACAGCCAAAAATCTTAGCCTTCGGCAGCTCTTACAGAACATCAGCGTACCTGTGACACTCGGTTAAGCCTGTTGCAAACGGTGCATGATCGGTTTAAGAGCCGGGTATAGGTTCAGGTACTCGGCAAATGCAACATCATAGTGGGCGACATTTTCGGCCCCCGGTTCGGCACGAAGACGTAGCTCGATCCACCCTTCATCGACCTGTCGTTCGTCCACCAGACCGACGCTGTGCGCCGCCAACAAGGCTGCGCCCATCGCCGCTTCGACATCCTGAACGATGGTGTAAACCGGGTAATGGGTGATGTCGGCAATAATCTGCATCCACAGATTTGAGTGACTGGCGCCGCCCACCACTATCAATCGAGGGTCCAGGGAATGTGCACCGCGTGCGCCGGCTTCGATGTTGTGCCGCAACGCGAAGCTGACCCCCTCCAGCACCGCTCGATACAGGTGAAAGCGGCTGTGATACAGGGTCAATCCGACGAAACTGCCGCTGGCCTTAGCGTCCCAAATCGGACTGCGCTCGCCCATTAAATACGGCAAGAACAGCAAGCCCTCGCTGCCCGCTGGAATCTTCTGCGCCAAGCGTTCGAGTACTAGGTGGCTGTCTTCCCCGGTGTCCCTGGCCTGTTGCTCTTCGACCTGACAAAACTGTTCACGAAACCAACTGATCGATGCCCCGGCGGTAATCGCGCCGCCGAAGATATACAAGTCCTTTTGACCGTTATAAACATGGGGCATGCTGACCAAGCCATGGCGCGCATCCACCCGCTGATTCAAATAGCCCCAGCACATGCTGGTGCCAATCATCGCCACATGGTTGCCCGGCTGCGTGACTCCAGCGGCAAAGGTCGCCATGGCCGCGTCGACGCCACCGGCCAACACCGGGGTCCCTGGCTGTAACCTCAAACGCTCAGCCCAACCGTCGAGCAATCCACCCACCGCCTCGCCGGAATACAGCAACCGCTCGGGCATCATTTCCGATGGGATGCCCAGCGCCGCGAGCATCTCCTCGGACCATCGACGCTCAGCAACGTCATAAACGCCGCCAATGTTGCCCGCCGAACTGTGGTCCACCGCGATCTCGCCGGTCAGGCAGTAGTTGATGTAACTGTTAGGCGGCAGCAGATAGCGGGCATTCGCCCACACCTCTGGCTGATGTTGCTTGAGCCAGAGAATCTTTGTGAAACCGTAATAACTGTCCACCGAATTACCGGTCACTTCATACAGCCGCTCAAGATCGACGTGTTGCCGAACCCACTCGACCTGCTCTTGCGCACGACGGTCCATCCAGATCAGGCATGGGTGCAAAGGTTCAATATCGGCGTCTACCGCAATCCCGGACCCGCCGTACAGGCTACTGATACACAGCGCTTTGATTTGCTCTTTAGGCACCCCGGCCATTTCCACGCACCGCGCAATGCAGGATTCCACCGCATTGAGCCAGACCTGCGGCCACTGTTCGGCCCAGCGTAAATTTGGCGTGTCGACCCGGTAGCCTTGGCTGTGTTGGGCAATGATCTTGCCCGTGCTGTCGACCAGCAGCGCCTTGGAGCTTTGCGTGCCGATGTCCACGCCGATCACATAGTTCATCATGGCGTTCGCGCTCTAGATTACAGGCTTTAACAGCACTTTGATCGACTTCACAGAGTCGGCCAGGGCGAAGGCTTCGGCGTAGTCATCTAGGCCGAAGTCGTGGGTAACGATGCCTTTGGAAGTGATCAAACCGCGCTCGAACAAGTCGATGGCAATCGGGTAGCAATACGGACCCAAATGCGCGCCACGGACGTCGAGTTCCTTGCGGTCGCCGATGATCGACCAGTCAGCGCTGGTCTCAGCACCAAACACGCTGAACTCAACGAAGCGCCCGAGTTTGCGGATCAGCTCCAGGCCTTGGGTGACGCCCGCAGGTACACCGGTGGTTTCGATGTACACGTCACAACCGTAGTTGTCGGTGAGGCTGTTGATAACCGCCCGGGCGTTGTCCCGGGACGGGTTGATTACGACATCGGCACCGAGTTTCAGTGCCAGTTCCAAGCGCTCGTCGACCATGTCGATGACCACCAGCTTTTTCGGGGTTTTCAGCGCGGCGATCTGCACCATGCACAAGCCAAGGGTGCCTGCCCCAGCGATGACCAGCACGTCGTCGAGTTGAATGTCACCCCGGTTAACCGTGTGAATCGCGCACGACATTGGCTCGATCAGAGCAGAGTCTTCCAAGCTCACCGATTCAGGAATCTTGTGCACGATGGCAGTCTTTGGAATGCGCATATACTGCGCCATGCCGCCCTCAGCCACCTCACGCTGGAAGCCGAAGATGTTGTGCACTTCGCACATCCAATACTTACCGGACTTGCAAAAGCGGCACTTATCGCATGGCACTATCTGTTCAGCGATCACCTTGTCGCCCACCTGCACGCCGAAGAGTTCTTCAGCACCTTCGCCCGCTTCTACTACGTAGCCAAAAAACTCATGGCCCGGCACCACAGGTGCCTTGACCCACGGATTTTCACCGCCCCAAAACATCGCCGCACCTGAATGGCATTTGCAGTCGCTGGCGCAAATCCCGCAGGCGGCGATGCGAATCACCAATTCGTTAATCCGCGCTTGGGGCTTGGCAATTTGCTCCAGACGATAGTCCTTGGGACCGTGGCAGACGACAGCTTGCATGGCATGTTCAGTTTTTTCGTTCATGAGGTTTCTACCTATATCAGCGCGAAGTTGCTAAAAAGTGTTCTGTTGGGAGTTTCTGGAGCCAATGCGCTGGCGAGGCGGCTTTCAGGTAAGCCACATCGACATTCTCGCCAACACGTTGGCGCCTACAATTTGTGTTCTATTTATTTATGCCGTTGGCGGCTGATATAGATTGCCAACAAGATAATTGCGCCCTTGATCACACTCTGGACGTAGGGTGAAACGCCTAACATGTTCAGGCCGTTATTGAGGACGCCCAGCAATAGCGCACCCACCAAAGTGCCGAGAATCACCCCGCGCCCACCGGCGATGGAGGCGCCGCCAAGAACCACGGCGGCAATCGCATCGAGTTCAAACGACACCCCGGCGTTGGGCTGGCCGCTCATTAGACGCGAGGTCAATACCAACCCCGCCACTGCGGCGGTCAGGCCACTGATGCCGTACACCAACAACTTGAAGCGCGCCGCCCGCACACCGGACAAACGCACCGCTTCTTCGTTGCCGCCAATCGCATAGATGTAGCGGCCAATCCGGGTGTGTTGCAGCAGCACGTAGGCCAACAGATAAGTTAGCAACATGATTAAAATCGGTACCTGGACGCCAAACAGACTCTCTCGACCGAAGAAGCCAAACCAGTCTGGCAGGCCGGAAATCGGGTAACCATCGGTGTACATCAAGCCCAATCCGCGTGCGATGCCCATGGTTGCCAAGGTCACAATGATCGGTGGCATTTGCAGGTAAGCGACGAATAAGCCGTTGCCTACTCCGAACGCGATGCCAAGGATTATTCCCGCACCGATGGCTAAAGTCGGTGGCACGCCAGCGGCCATCAGGCCAGCCGTCAAAGTACCGGACAAAGCCATGACCGGACCCACCGACAAGTCGATACCGCCAGTCAAAATCACACAGGTCATGCCCACGGCAATGATCGCGTTGATCGATACCTGACGACCAATATTCGCCAAGTTTGCCGCGGTGAGAAATTTGTCGCTGGCGAAGACCATCACAAGGGTCACGATCACCAGGCCTACAAACGGCAAAAATGCCGGTGAACGCATGGCCCTGGTTAGATTAAGACGCAGCCCCGCGCCACCTAGGGTATTAATGGACGTATTCACGTTGAGTGTTCCCCGTTGCATGACGCATGACCTCCTGCGGATTAACGTCGGACGATTCCAATACGCTGACAATTGCCCCTTTGTGAAACACTGCGACGCGGTCACACATACCAATGATTTCAGGCAGTTCCGAAGAAATCATGATGATTGCGAAACCTTTCTCGGTGAGCTTGCGCATCAGTGCGTAGATCTCGGCCTTGGCACCCACATCAATCCCACGGGTAGGTTCGTCAAACACCAGAATGTCGCAGTGATGGTTTATCCAGCGCGCAATTACGACCTTCTGTTGATTGCCGCCGCTGAGGTTGAACACCCGGCTTTCACAGCTGGGCGCCTTGATTGCCAACTGGCTCATCAGCCCTTGGGTGGTGTGGGTTTCTTTGCCGGTGTCCAGCAAGCCGCCACGGTTTTCGTACTTTTTCAGGTTATTCAGGGAGATGTTTTCGCGGATGCTGAAATCAACAATCAGCCCCTCGCTCTTGCGGCTTTCTGGCAGTAACCCGATACCCAACGCCAAGGCTTCGGCCGGGTCGCGCAATGCCACCGGCTGGCCGCGCAGCAACACACGTTTAACGACGATCGGGATCGCGCCTATGATTCCCAACGCCAGCTCGGTACGCCCCGACCCCACCAGCCCAGCGAAACCCAAAATCTCGCCCTGGTGCAAATCAAAGCGGTTATGCGGACCGCTGCGGGTCAGTTGAATATCCTCCACTTGCAACAGCACCGGCCCCCGCGCGGTTTGCGATTTCGGCGGAAAACTGTTCTCCAGACGGCGACCGACCATCATTTCGACTAAATGATCAATGTCGCTATCAGCCACTTCGGTAACGCCAACGTTCTTACCGTCACGCAGTACACTGATGCGGTCACACACTTGGAAAATCTCTTCCAGATGGTGAGAGATAAATATCACCGCCACGCCCTGACGCTTGAGTTCACGCATGATGTCGAACAGCAACTCCGCTTCGCTGGGCGTCAGGGTGGCCGTGGGTTCGTCGAGCACCAATAACCGCGCATCAAGGTTCAGCGCCTTGGCGATTTCGACAAATTGCTGTTCGGCGACGCTTAGGGCTTTCACTGGGCAGTGCAGATTGATGGTAACCCCCAGGCGTTCGAACAACTCCCGAGCCTTCATCTCCATGTCATGTTTACGCAGCAGTCCGAAACGATTGACCCATTCGTGGCCGAGGAAAATATTTTCCACTGCATCCAGGTAAGGAATCAGACTGAACTCTTGAAAGACGATGCCGATACCAGCAGCAATAGCGTCGTTATAGGTCGCGAACTGCTGCGCCAGACCATCGATCAAAATGCTGCCTTCATCCTGGTGCTCGACGCCTACCAGAATCTTCATCAGGGTTGATTTACCGGCGCCGTTTTCGCCAAGCAAGGCGTGGATTTCTCCACGCTCGACTTGCAGATTTATCGCGCTAAGCGCTTGCACGCCGGGGTAGCGCTTACAGATATTTTCAAGTTTTAGCAGACTGCTCATGCTCAGGTGCTCCGCGCCAATCCTTCGAGGTCGTAAGGCCTTGCTCCGTGAACCGCCACGGAGCAGGCAACGCTTACCAGCTGAAGTCCTTTGCTTTGCTCTGGTCAATCAGCGCGATGTCCACCGGGATAGTGGCTGGCACCTGCGCGCCCCACTTTTTGGCCAAGGCGATACCTAACGCCAGACGCACTTGGTCACGAGGATATTGTGCTGAGGTCGCAATGAACTTGCTGCCCGGTTTGAGGATGGCCTTGATCGCTTCCGGCGCGCCGTCAACGCTCACCAGTTTGACGTCGAGCCCGCTCGCCTCAATGGCTGAAAGCGCGCCCAATGAGCCGGTATCATTGACGCTGAACAAGCCTTTCAGGCCAGGCTGCGCCTGGAGCATGTTTTCAGTTACGGTCAGCGCCTGATCACGCTCTTGCTTGCCGTTTTGGATGCTGACAATTTTGATTTTCGGGTGTTTGGACAGTGCGTCCTTACACCCCTTAACGCGATCAAGAATCGGCACGACCGCAATGCCATCAAGAATACCGACATCACCGGCATCGCCGATGTGCTGGGCCAGGTATTCACAGGCCTGGTAGCCGGCATCAACGTTTTTTGAACCGACGAATGAATCCAGCGGGCCCTTCGCCTGAGCATCTACTGCAACGACTACAACCCCGGCTTTGTGGGCGGCTTCTACAGCCGATTGCACACCTACAGAGTCAGTCGGGTTGATCAGCAGAATATCGATGCCCTGTTGCAGCATGTCTTCGATATCGCTGACCTGTTTGGAGACATCATGACCGGCGTCGGTGACGATCAGCTGCGCACCAATGGTTTTGGTCGCGTCGGTCAACGCGTCCTTCATGGTGACGAAGTAGGGATTGTTAATTTCCTGGAAGGACACGCCGACTTTCAGGGGGCCAGTCTTGCTGTCGGCAAAAGCACCCGTGGCGATGCCACAGCTGATGCTTAACGCCAGTAAACACAGAGCTTTAGGGAGCTTTACCATGGACAATTTCCTTCTTGTTTTTATTTTTTTAGCAAAATGTCATCGTTAACATTTTGAAATAAGGTAGCAAAGGAATTTAAGGTCAGCAAGGTAGAGAAGAGAGGTTTTGTTCGAAAAATAACGGAACCGGGTGAGGTTGCAGCGTGGATTTCAGGATTTTCAACGATTTAGTTTGTAGCGTTAGGGAGAAATATTTTGCGAAATCCGACAGACGCATACGAATGGTGAGCCGCAAAGAATTTATCGGATCGGTTGCGGCTCAGCGTAAAGACAATCGTGGAAAGACGTCGGCTCCGCACACACTAAAATTCTGATATTGCCTGAATTAGTGGACGCGATAACCCTGCGCACAACCTGACTTTCGGTTTCCGGGTTGCTGTCGCATAAATGGCAACCCGTTTAGCTACGCAAGACGGGATGCCCAGACGCATAACGACGTGCTCAATCGTTGATCAATTTACCTGTGCGAATGGGCTCACGCCCCGCCACTTTCGCCAGCCATAAACCTGGCTGCGTATAGCGACCGCGATCGATTGCAAACAGAACGCCGCTGGTACCGGCACAGACCGTTGTGGCGCAATCATTGAGAGGATCGACCACTTCGAACACGGCATCGCCACGTTCTACCCAGTCACCAGCTTCGCGCAGAAAACTGACAACGCCCGCGTGTGGCGGGAACAGGTATTCGGTGCCTTCGAACGGCATGCCTTCGCAGCATTCGCCGGGGGCTTCTGGCCACTGACCATCAATGAATCCATGTTCCGCGAGAAATCCTAGTATCGCTTCTGCATTGGCTTGAGCCTGATCCACACGAGTATCGCCCATGCTCCCCAGTTCCAAAGTAGTCGCCAGACACGCTAAGGGAATCTCGGCGTCAGGGAAGGCCTGGGTGAGGCGCAACCATGGAAGTGAGCAGGACTCGTCAAATGAGCTGCCTCCAGAATCTTCCGCCAATAGCGCCACTCGCGCCTTAAGTCGTGCGGCAAGGGATTGCCATTGCGGCCATTGTTGAGGCAGTGCGTAGATATGGATCGCGGCATCAAAATCGCAGTGCAGATCGAGCGTGATATCGGCATCACAGGCATGTCTTAGCAATAACCGGTGCATAGCCTCAAGCTGCGTCGCAGCGGCCGGTAAACTATCAAGCTCGTCGCGCATGGCTTGGCGGATCAACTCGACGTTAGCCTTGGCGTCGCTTCCAAGCTGATCACCGATCATCGCGCCGACCTGCTTACCAAGTTCGTGGAAACCTCGATTGAAATTTTTGCCGCTGGCCAGTTCGAATCGGCCCAAATGGCTGCCCTGCAGTTGCTGGTCGAGACCCATCGGGTTGGCCACTGGCACCAGTTCGATGATGCCCTTGAGCTGTCCTAGGCTTTCCAATTCGCCTAAGCGTTTCTTGAGCTCCCAAGCGGTACGCATGCCGGGTAACTCATCAGCATGCAAACTCGCTTGAATGTAAACCTTGCGCACTCCACTACCGTAACGGAATACGGTCAGGTTTCGTTGGGTACCTAGATTGCTCCAAGGTAACGAGTGATCAATACGTTGCATGTGAGAACTCCTGCGCAGACAAAACACGCGCAAAAAAAGTGGCATTCGCAGAGCGCTTTATGCGCAGCGAGTGCCACGATTTTCAATCGTTGAGGTTATTTGCCGTACACGTCAAACTTGAAATATTTATCCTGAACCTGTTTGTACTTGCCGTTGGCACGGATATCAGCGATGGCGTCGTTGAACTGCTTCTCAAGTGCGCTATCGCCTTTACGTACGGCAATACCAGCACCGCCGCCGAAGTATTTTGGATCGTTGAACTCTGGGCCGACAAACGCAAAGCCCTTACCGGCGTCGGTTTTAAGAAAACCGTCATCCAGGTTTACCGAATCTGCCATCAAAGCGTCCAGTCGACCAGAGACTATGTCCATATTCGCTTCCTGCTGAGAACCGTAACGCACGACGGTAATACCGGCCGGCGCCAGCACTTCGGTGGCGAAGCGGTCATGGGTGCTCGCACGCAGTACCCCGACCTTCTTACCGTTAAGTTCGGTCAATGGGTCTTTGATGTTACTGCCTTGCTTCATTACGAAGCGCGCAGGCGTGTGGTAGTACTTATTGGTGAAGTCGACGGATTTTTTGCGCTCATCGGTAATGGTCATGGACGACACAATGGCGTCGATTTTCTTGACCTTAAGCGATGGAATCAGACCGTCAAACTCTTGCTCGACCCAGGTACATTTCACCTTCATCTGCTCGCAGAGCGCATCCCCAATATCGACGTCAAAACCGCTCAACTTACCGTCTGGGGTTTTGAACGAGAACGGCGGGTAAGCGGCTTCGATACCAATACGTAGGGGCTTTTCGTTCTCGGCTATTGCGGGCAGGGATAACATCGACAGCGCCAAGGCGCCGACCATTGCTAGCTTTTTCATCTATAACTCCTTCATTTGGGAGAATGTCGATTAGCAGGGATTAAGTGCTCGGCAGTCTAAGACTACGTCAGGTTTGGGAATTACCAAGTTGCGACAATAATTTACGAAATAGTCAGGACTCTGGCAGGTAATCGGTCGAGGGTTATCGCCTCAGCCCGAGGCATCGTAGGCTTGGGTTGTTGGTACCTGTGCGGGTTTCGAAGCCTGCGGTGGCGATTATAATTTTGATCCAGTCGGCACCGCTAATATGGCCAGTTAACAGTTTAAAAGGCACTGTCGTTGTACAGCGGGCCGCGTTCCACGGTTGCTTTCATTTGATACCAATAGCCAACAAGACGAGTACCAGTAATGCGATATAAATGCGTGCATGCAGCTCATCCGGGATTTTTCCTGCGTGAGGCATTGCAAGGCGAACCCCTATTAACGAGCCGACGGTCAACAAACAGAAAGCGGGGAGATAGATGTAGCCCAAAAAAACGTAGCTAAGCTGCTGCGTTTCCATTTGCCCCGTGAT
The nucleotide sequence above comes from Pseudomonas sp. AB6. Encoded proteins:
- a CDS encoding sugar ABC transporter ATP-binding protein gives rise to the protein MSSLLKLENICKRYPGVQALSAINLQVERGEIHALLGENGAGKSTLMKILVGVEHQDEGSILIDGLAQQFATYNDAIAAGIGIVFQEFSLIPYLDAVENIFLGHEWVNRFGLLRKHDMEMKARELFERLGVTINLHCPVKALSVAEQQFVEIAKALNLDARLLVLDEPTATLTPSEAELLFDIMRELKRQGVAVIFISHHLEEIFQVCDRISVLRDGKNVGVTEVADSDIDHLVEMMVGRRLENSFPPKSQTARGPVLLQVEDIQLTRSGPHNRFDLHQGEILGFAGLVGSGRTELALGIIGAIPIVVKRVLLRGQPVALRDPAEALALGIGLLPESRKSEGLIVDFSIRENISLNNLKKYENRGGLLDTGKETHTTQGLMSQLAIKAPSCESRVFNLSGGNQQKVVIARWINHHCDILVFDEPTRGIDVGAKAEIYALMRKLTEKGFAIIMISSELPEIIGMCDRVAVFHKGAIVSVLESSDVNPQEVMRHATGNTQREYVH
- a CDS encoding substrate-binding domain-containing protein, which encodes MVKLPKALCLLALSISCGIATGAFADSKTGPLKVGVSFQEINNPYFVTMKDALTDATKTIGAQLIVTDAGHDVSKQVSDIEDMLQQGIDILLINPTDSVGVQSAVEAAHKAGVVVVAVDAQAKGPLDSFVGSKNVDAGYQACEYLAQHIGDAGDVGILDGIAVVPILDRVKGCKDALSKHPKIKIVSIQNGKQERDQALTVTENMLQAQPGLKGLFSVNDTGSLGALSAIEASGLDVKLVSVDGAPEAIKAILKPGSKFIATSAQYPRDQVRLALGIALAKKWGAQVPATIPVDIALIDQSKAKDFSW
- a CDS encoding succinylglutamate desuccinylase/aspartoacylase family protein — translated: MQRIDHSLPWSNLGTQRNLTVFRYGSGVRKVYIQASLHADELPGMRTAWELKKRLGELESLGQLKGIIELVPVANPMGLDQQLQGSHLGRFELASGKNFNRGFHELGKQVGAMIGDQLGSDAKANVELIRQAMRDELDSLPAAATQLEAMHRLLLRHACDADITLDLHCDFDAAIHIYALPQQWPQWQSLAARLKARVALLAEDSGGSSFDESCSLPWLRLTQAFPDAEIPLACLATTLELGSMGDTRVDQAQANAEAILGFLAEHGFIDGQWPEAPGECCEGMPFEGTEYLFPPHAGVVSFLREAGDWVERGDAVFEVVDPLNDCATTVCAGTSGVLFAIDRGRYTQPGLWLAKVAGREPIRTGKLIND
- a CDS encoding ABC transporter substrate-binding protein codes for the protein MKKLAMVGALALSMLSLPAIAENEKPLRIGIEAAYPPFSFKTPDGKLSGFDVDIGDALCEQMKVKCTWVEQEFDGLIPSLKVKKIDAIVSSMTITDERKKSVDFTNKYYHTPARFVMKQGSNIKDPLTELNGKKVGVLRASTHDRFATEVLAPAGITVVRYGSQQEANMDIVSGRLDALMADSVNLDDGFLKTDAGKGFAFVGPEFNDPKYFGGGAGIAVRKGDSALEKQFNDAIADIRANGKYKQVQDKYFKFDVYGK